From one Rhodamnia argentea isolate NSW1041297 chromosome 1, ASM2092103v1, whole genome shotgun sequence genomic stretch:
- the LOC115753639 gene encoding probable aspartic proteinase GIP2, producing the protein MVASRCLLLLASIASFLSLSSSQITPAAPPSSVIFPVAKDEASRQYYTTIALGTPPSPVKAVLDLSGSYSWFDCGAARYDPSSSSSHRRIVCSSARCRAARGGGCFNDTCGVYVHNPLTEVVIGAGLGEDAVVVHHTDGIKYTSRGVVQLPFSCVPSEFTRGTSRAGNGVIALSIAPTSLATKLSADLNLPHKLALCLPSSSSSSGHGDFYVGGGPYFRPPIKQDLSKSLLVTQLLIDPVSRPPSHGSASPSDQYFVDVTAIKVNFSPVNFNASLLSIDEDGRGGTKISTLTPYTVLHSDIYRALVGEFSRQAAEKKIRRAEPIAPFGACFDLRSVRSRMAGPDVPVIVLVLQGDAQWRIDGANSMVRVSQEAMCLGFVEGGTSPMTAIVIGAHQMEDNLVEFDMAAIALRFSNSLLLRNTSCSHS; encoded by the exons ATGGTGGCTTCTCgctgcctcctcctcctcgcctcgatcgcctccttcctctctctctcatcctcccAAATCACACCTGCTGCCCCTCCTTCCTCTGTCATCTTCCCCGTCGCCAAAGACGAGGCATCCCGCCAGTACTACACCACCATCGCCCTCGGCACGCCGCCTTCTCCCGTGAAGGCCGTGCTCGACCTCTCGGGCTCATACTCATGGTTCGACTGCGGCGCCGCCCGCTATGACCCTTCGTCGTCCTCGTCCCACCGCCGCATCGTCTGCAGCTCCGCCAGATGCAGGGCCGCCCGCGGCGGCGGCTGCTTTAACGACACTTGCGGCGTGTACGTGCACAACCCACTGACGGAGGTCGTCATCGGCGCCGGGCTCGGCGAGGACGCGGTGGTGGTGCACCACACCGATGGGATCAAGTACACGTCGAGAGGCGTAGTT CAACTTCCATTCTCTTGCGTGCCTTCGGAGTTCACGCGCGGCACCTCCAGAGCCGGCAATGGCGTGATCGCCCTTTCCATTGCTCCGACCTCGCTCGCTACGAAGCTCTCGGCCGACCTCAACCTCCCCCACAAGCTCGCTCTCTGcctcccgtcttcttcttcctcctccggcCACGGCGACTTCTATGTCGGCGGCGGCCCATACTTCAGGCCTCCGATCAAGCAGGACCTCTCGAAGTCGCTTCTTGTCACTCAGCTGCTCATCGATCCCGTCAGCCGACCGCCCTCTCACGGCTCCGCATCTCCGTCCGACCAGTACTTCGTTGACGTGACCGCCATCAAGGTCAATTTTTCTCCGGTCAATTTCAACGCATCGTTGTTATCGATTGACGAGGACGGAAGAGGCGGGACCAAAATCAGTACTCTGACTCCGTACACGGTCCTCCACTCGGACATCTATAGAGCTCTGGTTGGGGAGTTTTCGAGGCAGGCGGCGGAGAAGAAGATCAGGAGAGCAGAGCCGATCGCGCCGTTCGGGGCGTGCTTCGACCTGAGGAGCGTAAGGAGCAGGATGGCGGGGCCGGACGTGCCGGTGATAGTGCTGGTGCTCCAGGGCGACGCGCAGTGGAGGATCGACGGGGCGAATTCGATGGTGAGGGTGAGCCAGGAGGCGATGTGCCTGGGTTTCGTGGAGGGAGGGACGAGTCCGATGACAGCGATCGTGATCGGGGCGCACCAGATGGAGGACAATCTGGTGGAGTTCGACATGGCTGCGATAGCGTTAAGGTTCAGCAACTCGCTCCTGCTTCGCAACACCAGTTGCTCCCATTCTTGA